From Paraglaciecola sp. L1A13:
TGTAGCCTTAGTCGATAATTATATGAGCATGCACGGACGTCGCCCATACTCGGGAGAGCGTAAGCGCGAAGTACTCGTCGCTTTGGCCATGAACTAGTCGAATAACAACACCCGAGAATAGCTCGCCTTAACGTCAGGTAGTGATAATTATGGATAGAATAAAAACATTGCTACCTGGCATTATGGTGGCGACAATTGTAGGCATGGCTGCGCTATTTCTGAGCGAACATTACGGCGCACCCGCTATGTTATTTGCTCTTTTATTGGGTATTGCGATGTCTTTTTTACACCATGGAACCCAGTGTAAAACGGGTATAGAATTTACGGCCAGTACTATTTTGCGGATCGGCGTCGCGTTACTTGGTCTACGTATAGCCTTTGGTGATCTAGTCGCGTTAGGCTGGAAAACTGGCTTATTATTAGTCGTTGCCATTATGAGTACCATTTTATTAGGAGTGGTTCTTGCTAAGGCGTTTGGATTACAAAAACGCTTCGGTGTACTCACGGGGGGGGCGGTTGGTATTTGTGGCGCGTCAGCGGCCATGGCTATATCAGCTGTATTGCCTGATAGCAAAGACAAAGACCGCGATACATTATTAACCATTATTGGTGTAACGGCCTTATCTACTATGGCCATGGTGGTATATCCTATTATCGCCGGAATGTTGGAGCTAGATGAAACCGCAACCAGTATCTTCCTTGGCGGCACTATCCACGATGTAGCACAAGTCGTTGGTGCTGGATATTCTGTATCTGAACAAACAGGTGTTTTAGCAACTTTAACGAAACTGGTCCGTGTCGCATTATTAATGCCGGTGGTCGTGTGTATATTACTTGTGCTGCGGATGAATTTTGATAAAAGCAGTCATGCCAAAGCACCAGGTATTCCTTTGTTTTTAATCGGTTTTGTTATTTTGATGAGCATTAATAGCATGGTAGCCTTACCCGAGGCACTGACCACAATATCGGCCGATATCTCTCGCTTTGCATTAGTGATAGCCATTGCGGCTATTGGCATGAAATCGAATTTAAGCCAATTACTGACAGTGGGCGTTAAACCCATTTTATTACTTGTGCTGGAAACGGTTTGGATCGCAGGATTGATCTTGGTATGCCTTCCTTAT
This genomic window contains:
- a CDS encoding YeiH family protein encodes the protein MDRIKTLLPGIMVATIVGMAALFLSEHYGAPAMLFALLLGIAMSFLHHGTQCKTGIEFTASTILRIGVALLGLRIAFGDLVALGWKTGLLLVVAIMSTILLGVVLAKAFGLQKRFGVLTGGAVGICGASAAMAISAVLPDSKDKDRDTLLTIIGVTALSTMAMVVYPIIAGMLELDETATSIFLGGTIHDVAQVVGAGYSVSEQTGVLATLTKLVRVALLMPVVVCILLVLRMNFDKSSHAKAPGIPLFLIGFVILMSINSMVALPEALTTISADISRFALVIAIAAIGMKSNLSQLLTVGVKPILLLVLETVWIAGLILVCLPYL